The Rhizobium sp. BT03 genome has a window encoding:
- the nuoK gene encoding NADH-quinone oxidoreductase subunit NuoK gives MVPLWWYILLGVALFVIGAAGVLLRRNILVVLMSLELLLNSVNINFIAFGRYYADFRGQIFAIFVIAITAAEVAVALGILVALVRNKSTLKVDDVTMMKG, from the coding sequence ATGGTTCCGCTCTGGTGGTATATTTTGCTCGGAGTGGCGCTGTTCGTGATCGGAGCGGCGGGCGTGCTGCTCCGGCGCAACATTCTGGTGGTGCTGATGTCGCTGGAGCTGTTGCTCAACTCGGTCAACATCAATTTCATCGCTTTCGGACGTTACTACGCCGATTTCCGCGGGCAGATTTTCGCGATCTTCGTCATCGCAATCACCGCGGCGGAGGTTGCCGTCGCCCTCGGCATCCTGGTCGCCCTCGTGAGGAACAAATCCACCCTCAAGGTCGACGACGTGACCATGATGAAAGGATAG
- a CDS encoding DUF6152 family protein: MFALSTKHVLAAVGLSAALATSAAAHHGWSWAEADQIELRGTIEKIAWGGPHPTLDVATADDGVWHVELGNPRQTERSGFVEGVAKPGDQVTALGNRSQDRQEKRMKAVRITIGEKRYDIYPDRIRTN, encoded by the coding sequence ATGTTTGCACTTTCGACAAAGCATGTGCTGGCTGCCGTCGGTCTGTCGGCTGCCCTGGCGACGAGCGCTGCCGCCCACCACGGCTGGTCCTGGGCCGAGGCCGACCAGATCGAGCTGCGCGGCACCATCGAGAAAATAGCATGGGGCGGACCGCATCCGACGCTCGATGTCGCGACCGCCGATGACGGCGTCTGGCATGTCGAACTCGGCAATCCGCGCCAGACGGAACGCTCCGGCTTCGTCGAGGGTGTCGCCAAACCAGGCGACCAAGTGACGGCGCTCGGAAACCGTTCGCAGGATCGGCAGGAGAAGCGGATGAAGGCCGTGCGCATCACCATCGGCGAGAAGCGCTACGATATCTATCCGGATCGCATCCGGACGAACTGA
- a CDS encoding NADH-quinone oxidoreductase subunit J produces MDQGFFLLFATVSVITALTLVMARNPVHSALALMACFLQISAIFVLLEAPLLAVIQIFVYVGAIMVLFVFVIMMIDVREAVLQRFLPGGNMPALVLLVLLGIEMVALVLWSGRFSLTEPVTVSGGDQVRQLSTTLFADYLLPFEAASVILLAALVGAIVLAQKERG; encoded by the coding sequence ATGGATCAGGGGTTCTTTCTTCTGTTCGCTACGGTGTCCGTGATCACCGCCTTGACGCTGGTCATGGCGCGCAATCCGGTTCACAGCGCATTGGCGTTGATGGCGTGCTTCCTGCAGATATCGGCAATCTTCGTCCTGCTCGAGGCGCCGCTGCTCGCGGTCATCCAGATCTTCGTCTATGTCGGCGCGATCATGGTCCTGTTCGTCTTCGTGATCATGATGATCGATGTGCGCGAAGCGGTCTTGCAACGGTTCCTGCCGGGCGGCAACATGCCGGCTCTGGTGTTGCTCGTCCTGCTTGGGATCGAGATGGTTGCGCTGGTGCTCTGGAGCGGCCGCTTTTCGCTCACGGAGCCCGTCACCGTCAGCGGTGGCGATCAGGTCAGGCAGCTCAGCACGACATTGTTCGCCGACTATCTCCTGCCGTTTGAAGCTGCGTCCGTCATCCTGCTGGCCGCGCTCGTCGGGGCCATCGTGCTGGCGCAGAAGGAGCGGGGATGA
- a CDS encoding type II toxin-antitoxin system HigA family antitoxin, which yields MPANEAEYDHLVELLDKILAEVGDDEDHPLALLASRMGDLVEAYDEQNRPMPPVTGADALRYIMAERGLGQSELPEVGAQSVVSEILSRKRQINVRQARALSERFLIPASVFLSL from the coding sequence ATGCCGGCCAATGAGGCCGAGTATGATCATCTCGTCGAGCTACTTGACAAGATTCTGGCGGAAGTGGGCGACGATGAGGATCATCCCTTGGCGTTGCTTGCATCGCGCATGGGAGACCTTGTCGAGGCCTATGATGAGCAGAACCGCCCAATGCCTCCCGTGACCGGAGCCGATGCGCTGCGTTATATCATGGCGGAGCGGGGCCTTGGCCAGTCCGAATTGCCGGAGGTCGGCGCTCAATCCGTCGTGTCTGAGATTTTGAGCAGGAAACGACAAATCAACGTTCGACAGGCGCGCGCGCTGAGCGAGCGGTTTCTCATTCCGGCATCGGTATTTCTGTCGCTTTGA
- the cysN gene encoding sulfate adenylyltransferase subunit CysN: MTVVQTAVSAATAVSLPAAEPQKAQRDSRPLRLITCGSVDDGKSTLIGRLLWDTKAVKEDQAATLQRDSTGKQNDLGLPDFALLLDGLQAEREQGITIDVAYRYFSTDKRSFIVADTPGHEQYTRNMATGASTADLAILLVDARFGILEQTRRHATIASLLGIKQFVLAVNKIDLTGYDRAGFDKISHEFREFALSLGVKQITAIPMSALKGENVVYSGQAAMPWYSGPTLVETLELATVRSSQTVGFRLSVQRVSRPGESFRGYQGTVAGGSVKPGDSVMILPSGMVANVSKIVTFDLVRNAAVAGDAITLVLDRQVDVARGDMIVSIDAQPQVGLAFDAQIVALQPEGIEPGKRYWLKSGSRRQRVQVQPLSQLELKTGTWNAAQRLYMNAIGKVRLVFDEAAIFDPYEQNRQSGSFILIDPETNNTVAGGMVTGKRSELGGLHTGDARVILSLPADLAEQIMASELFASRSHEAEVRRMTAAEAADLWSSAASDI; this comes from the coding sequence ATGACCGTAGTCCAAACCGCCGTCTCGGCCGCCACCGCCGTCAGCCTGCCCGCTGCCGAGCCGCAGAAGGCCCAGCGCGACTCGCGCCCGCTGCGCCTGATTACCTGCGGCAGCGTCGATGACGGCAAGTCGACCCTGATCGGCCGCCTGCTCTGGGACACCAAGGCTGTCAAGGAAGACCAGGCCGCCACGCTGCAGCGCGATTCCACCGGCAAGCAGAACGATCTCGGCCTGCCCGACTTCGCATTGTTGCTCGACGGCCTGCAGGCCGAGCGCGAACAGGGCATCACCATCGATGTCGCCTATCGCTATTTCTCGACCGACAAGCGCTCCTTCATCGTCGCCGACACGCCCGGCCACGAGCAATATACCCGCAATATGGCGACGGGTGCCTCGACCGCCGATCTCGCCATCCTGCTGGTCGATGCGCGCTTCGGCATTCTCGAGCAGACGCGCCGTCACGCGACGATCGCTTCGCTGCTCGGGATCAAGCAGTTCGTGCTCGCCGTCAACAAGATCGACCTGACGGGCTATGACCGCGCCGGCTTCGACAAGATCAGCCATGAATTCCGGGAATTTGCCCTGTCGCTCGGCGTCAAGCAGATCACCGCCATTCCGATGTCGGCGCTGAAGGGCGAAAACGTCGTCTATTCCGGCCAGGCCGCCATGCCCTGGTACAGCGGCCCGACGCTGGTGGAGACGCTGGAGCTTGCCACCGTGCGCTCGTCGCAGACGGTCGGCTTCCGCCTTTCGGTGCAGCGCGTGTCGCGCCCGGGCGAAAGCTTCCGCGGCTATCAGGGCACGGTTGCCGGCGGCTCGGTCAAGCCGGGCGACAGCGTCATGATCCTGCCGTCGGGCATGGTCGCCAATGTCTCCAAGATCGTCACCTTCGATCTGGTGCGCAATGCCGCCGTCGCCGGCGACGCGATCACGCTGGTGCTCGACCGCCAGGTCGATGTGGCGCGCGGCGACATGATCGTCTCGATCGACGCCCAGCCGCAGGTCGGCCTCGCCTTCGACGCGCAGATCGTCGCCCTCCAGCCCGAGGGCATCGAACCCGGCAAACGCTACTGGCTGAAGAGCGGTTCGCGCCGCCAGCGCGTCCAGGTGCAGCCGCTCAGCCAGCTGGAGCTGAAAACCGGCACCTGGAACGCCGCCCAGCGGCTCTACATGAACGCGATCGGCAAGGTGCGCCTCGTTTTCGACGAAGCGGCAATCTTCGATCCCTATGAGCAGAACCGCCAGTCCGGCTCCTTCATCCTGATCGATCCGGAGACCAACAATACGGTCGCCGGCGGCATGGTGACGGGCAAGCGCAGCGAACTCGGCGGCCTTCACACCGGCGACGCCCGCGTCATCCTCTCGCTGCCGGCCGACCTTGCCGAACAGATCATGGCCAGCGAACTCTTCGCCAGCCGCAGCCATGAGGCCGAAGTGCGGCGCATGACGGCGGCCGAAGCGGCCGACCTCTGGTCGAGCGCTGCAAGCGACATCTGA
- the betA gene encoding choline dehydrogenase, which produces MQADFVIIGSGSAGSALAYRLSEDGKNSVLVIEAGGSDFGPFIQMPAALAWPMSMKRYNWGYLSEPEPNLNNRRITAPRGKVIGGSSSINGMVYVRGHAEDFNRWEELGAGGWAYADVLPYFKRMEHSHGGEEGWRGTEGPLHVQRGGFTNPLFRAFVEAGKQAGFETTEDYNGSKQEGFGLMEQTIFSGRRWSAANAYLKPALKRKNVEIVYGFARKVVIENGRAAGVEIERGGRIEVVKANREVIVSASSFNSPKLLMLSGIGPAEHLKEMGIEVKADRPGVGANLQDHMEFYFQQVSTKPVSLYSWLPWFWQGVAGAQWLLSKGGLGASNQFEACAFLRSAPGLKQPDIQYHFLPVAISYDGKAAAKSHGFQVHVGYNLSKSRGSVTLRSADPKADPVLRFNYMSHAEDWEKFRHCVRLTRELFGQAAFDHYRGAEIQPGEGVQSDEEIDAFLREHLESAYHPCGTCKMGAKDDPMAVVDPQTRVIGVDGLRVADSSIFPHVTYGNLNGPSIMTGEKAADHILGKQPLARSNQEPWVNPRAAVSDR; this is translated from the coding sequence ATGCAAGCAGATTTCGTCATCATCGGCTCGGGCTCGGCAGGGTCCGCCCTCGCTTATCGCCTCTCCGAAGACGGCAAGAATTCCGTCCTGGTCATCGAGGCGGGCGGCAGCGATTTCGGGCCGTTCATCCAGATGCCGGCGGCACTTGCCTGGCCGATGAGCATGAAGCGCTATAATTGGGGTTATCTCTCCGAACCAGAGCCCAACCTCAACAACCGGCGCATCACCGCGCCGCGCGGCAAGGTGATCGGCGGCTCCTCCTCGATCAACGGCATGGTCTATGTGCGCGGCCATGCGGAGGATTTCAACCGTTGGGAGGAGCTCGGCGCCGGCGGCTGGGCCTACGCCGACGTTCTCCCCTATTTCAAGCGGATGGAGCATTCGCATGGCGGCGAGGAGGGCTGGCGCGGCACCGAGGGGCCGCTGCACGTCCAGCGCGGCGGCTTCACCAATCCGCTGTTTCGCGCCTTCGTCGAGGCCGGCAAACAGGCGGGCTTCGAGACGACCGAGGATTATAACGGCAGCAAGCAGGAAGGCTTCGGGTTGATGGAGCAGACCATCTTTTCCGGCCGCCGCTGGTCTGCCGCCAACGCCTATCTGAAACCGGCGCTGAAGCGGAAGAATGTCGAGATCGTCTACGGCTTCGCGCGCAAGGTGGTGATCGAGAACGGCCGGGCGGCCGGTGTCGAGATCGAGCGCGGCGGCAGGATCGAGGTGGTCAAGGCAAATCGCGAGGTGATCGTCTCGGCCTCCTCCTTCAATTCGCCGAAGCTGCTGATGCTGTCGGGCATCGGCCCGGCCGAGCACCTGAAGGAGATGGGCATCGAGGTGAAGGCCGACCGGCCGGGTGTCGGCGCCAACCTGCAGGACCATATGGAATTCTATTTTCAGCAGGTCAGCACCAAGCCGGTGTCGCTCTATTCCTGGCTGCCGTGGTTCTGGCAGGGGGTGGCAGGCGCACAATGGCTGCTTTCCAAGGGCGGGCTCGGCGCCTCCAACCAGTTCGAGGCCTGCGCCTTCCTGCGCTCCGCGCCCGGGCTGAAGCAGCCCGACATCCAGTATCATTTCCTACCGGTGGCAATCAGCTATGACGGCAAGGCGGCGGCCAAAAGCCACGGCTTCCAGGTGCATGTCGGCTACAACCTGTCGAAATCGCGCGGCAGCGTGACGCTGCGTTCGGCCGATCCCAAGGCCGACCCGGTGCTGCGCTTCAACTATATGAGCCATGCCGAGGACTGGGAGAAATTCCGCCACTGCGTGCGCCTCACCCGCGAACTCTTCGGGCAAGCGGCCTTCGACCACTATCGCGGGGCGGAGATCCAGCCCGGAGAGGGCGTGCAGAGCGACGAAGAGATCGACGCCTTCCTGCGCGAGCACCTGGAAAGCGCCTATCACCCCTGCGGCACCTGCAAGATGGGCGCCAAGGACGATCCGATGGCGGTGGTCGATCCCCAGACCCGGGTGATCGGCGTCGACGGCTTGCGTGTCGCCGACAGCTCGATCTTCCCGCACGTCACCTACGGCAACCTCAACGGCCCGTCGATCATGACCGGCGAAAAGGCCGCCGACCACATCCTCGGCAAACAGCCGCTCGCCCGCTCGAACCAGGAACCGTGGGTCAACCCAAGGGCGGCGGTCAGCGATCGGTGA
- a CDS encoding DUF6644 family protein, whose product MIDILEWLSATAPAVALRRSATFYMFVNTGHILAIGLLVGAILPLDLRLAGFFRKVPVEIVAPFLSRSAGIGLAAAVLTGFCLFSVRAVEYAANPAFLAKLCLIGLGLLNLLAVHLGRGWKTLVSTGIVRPGLRLAAILSAATWIAAVLAGRWIGFL is encoded by the coding sequence GTGATCGACATTCTCGAATGGCTGTCGGCCACCGCACCCGCGGTCGCGCTCCGGCGCTCCGCAACATTCTACATGTTCGTCAATACAGGCCATATCCTGGCGATCGGCCTGCTCGTCGGCGCCATTCTGCCGCTCGATCTGAGGCTTGCCGGCTTCTTTCGCAAGGTGCCGGTGGAGATCGTCGCGCCGTTCCTCTCCCGCTCCGCCGGCATCGGCCTGGCCGCGGCCGTTCTCACCGGCTTCTGCCTCTTCAGCGTCCGGGCCGTCGAATATGCCGCCAATCCCGCTTTCCTTGCCAAGCTTTGCCTGATCGGGCTCGGCCTTCTCAACCTCCTGGCGGTGCATCTCGGGCGAGGCTGGAAAACGCTGGTTTCAACAGGAATCGTCCGGCCCGGCCTACGCCTCGCCGCCATTCTGTCGGCGGCAACCTGGATCGCTGCCGTATTGGCCGGGCGGTGGATCGGGTTTCTTTGA
- the cysD gene encoding sulfate adenylyltransferase subunit CysD: MPDSRPDTELSNPQSAKAPLDPHLKALENESIHIFREVAAEFERPVMLYSIGKDSSVLLHLARKAFYPGRVPFPLLHVNTGWKFREMIAFRDETAKKYDLDLIEHINPRGAAENITPFTHGSAAFTDIMKTEGLRQALDAGQFDAAFGGARRDEEASRAKERIYSFRTPDHRWDPRNQRPELWNVYNGMIRKGESVRAFPLSNWTEVDIWRYIQAEDIPLVPLYYARKRPFVERDGMMILAEDPRLELLPGEVRQEGMIRFRTLGDFPLTGAIRSQATTLEEVIAELEIATVSERQGRAIDRDQSGSMEKKKREGYF, encoded by the coding sequence ATGCCCGATAGCCGTCCGGATACGGAACTCAGCAATCCCCAGAGCGCCAAGGCGCCGCTCGACCCGCATCTGAAGGCGCTGGAAAACGAATCCATCCATATCTTCCGCGAGGTCGCGGCCGAATTCGAGCGTCCCGTCATGCTCTATTCGATCGGCAAGGATTCCTCGGTGCTGCTGCACCTGGCGCGCAAGGCCTTCTATCCCGGCCGCGTGCCCTTCCCGCTCCTGCATGTGAACACCGGCTGGAAGTTCCGCGAGATGATCGCCTTCCGCGACGAGACCGCGAAGAAGTACGATCTCGACCTGATCGAGCACATCAATCCGCGCGGCGCGGCCGAAAACATCACGCCCTTCACCCATGGTTCGGCGGCTTTCACCGACATCATGAAGACCGAGGGCCTGCGCCAGGCACTCGATGCCGGCCAGTTCGACGCCGCTTTCGGCGGCGCGCGGCGCGATGAGGAGGCCAGCCGCGCCAAGGAGCGCATCTATTCCTTCCGTACCCCCGACCACCGCTGGGACCCGCGCAACCAGCGGCCGGAACTCTGGAACGTCTATAACGGCATGATCCGCAAGGGCGAGAGCGTGCGCGCCTTCCCGCTGTCGAACTGGACCGAGGTCGATATCTGGCGCTACATCCAGGCCGAGGACATTCCGCTGGTGCCGCTCTATTACGCCAGGAAGCGGCCTTTCGTGGAGCGCGACGGCATGATGATCCTGGCCGAGGATCCGCGCCTGGAACTTTTGCCCGGCGAAGTGCGCCAGGAAGGCATGATCCGCTTCCGCACCCTCGGCGACTTCCCGCTGACCGGCGCCATCCGCTCACAGGCGACCACGCTGGAAGAGGTGATTGCCGAACTCGAAATCGCAACGGTGTCCGAACGCCAGGGCCGCGCCATCGACCGCGACCAGTCCGGCTCCATGGAAAAGAAGAAGCGTGAAGGATATTTCTGA
- a CDS encoding Rrf2 family transcriptional regulator, protein MITQKAKYALRALTVLADADADEPVMISDIAAQQKIPKKFLEQILLDLKHHGIVVSRRGKQGGYLLLKPAHTITFGEILRIIDGPIAPLPCLSITAYRKCDDCDGEQNCQIRHVFAKVADATRKVLFSTTIADAVGPRHGAEVTRLLA, encoded by the coding sequence ATGATTACGCAAAAGGCGAAATATGCGCTGCGGGCGCTGACGGTTCTGGCGGATGCCGATGCCGACGAACCGGTGATGATTTCCGACATCGCCGCCCAGCAGAAGATCCCGAAAAAGTTCCTCGAACAGATCCTGCTCGACCTGAAACATCACGGCATCGTCGTCAGCCGCCGCGGCAAACAGGGCGGCTATCTGCTGCTGAAGCCCGCCCACACCATCACCTTCGGCGAAATCCTGCGCATCATCGACGGCCCGATCGCCCCGCTGCCCTGCCTGTCGATCACCGCCTACCGAAAGTGCGACGATTGCGACGGCGAACAGAACTGCCAGATCCGCCACGTCTTCGCCAAGGTGGCCGACGCCACCCGCAAGGTGCTGTTCTCCACCACCATCGCCGATGCCGTCGGCCCGAGGCACGGCGCCGAGGTCACCCGGCTGCTCGCCTGA
- a CDS encoding monovalent cation/H+ antiporter subunit D family protein, giving the protein MDPVISIRPLLAVAVAGLAALAVLLLNNREKLRGIVSPLAAIGMFAIVVSMASTVLAGGTVECRLFAVLPGIDFAFRVDALGMVFATVSSLLWIVAAIYSIGYMRRLNEHAQTRFFACFAASLAAAVGGAFAANLFTLVIFYEMLTLVTYPLVYHHEDEEGWTGSRKYLVYLMGASKSVLLAALALTYHIAGSLDFVPGGLLAGSDASAALLTVVYFCYLFGFAKAAVMPMHAWLPAAMVAPTPVSALLHAVAVVKMGVFCVLRLVFHVFGTGLVDGLGLGIATAYLVSFTILMASVYALTRDDLKARLAYSTVSQLSYIVLGAVLLSPVAMVGGIIHIAAHAFSKITLFFCAGSIYCASGKRNISDMAGIGRRLPWTMGAFFVGSLSMIGVPPTAGFVSKWYLARGAVEAGEIAFLIVLLTSSVLNAAYFLPVSYVAFFGTEAQASPATVREIPMMTIPLVATAILSVAMGIFPDYFVALAEGVVR; this is encoded by the coding sequence TTGGACCCGGTGATATCGATCCGGCCGCTGCTTGCCGTCGCCGTCGCCGGCCTGGCGGCCCTTGCCGTTCTCCTCCTGAACAACCGTGAGAAACTCCGCGGTATCGTCTCGCCGCTGGCGGCAATCGGCATGTTCGCAATTGTCGTCTCGATGGCATCAACGGTGCTGGCGGGCGGGACGGTCGAATGCCGCCTGTTTGCGGTTCTGCCGGGGATCGACTTCGCTTTCCGGGTCGATGCGCTCGGCATGGTGTTTGCCACCGTCTCGTCGCTGCTGTGGATCGTCGCGGCGATCTATTCCATCGGCTATATGCGGCGCTTGAACGAGCATGCGCAGACCCGGTTCTTCGCCTGCTTTGCCGCCAGTCTCGCGGCGGCGGTCGGAGGCGCCTTCGCCGCCAATCTGTTCACGCTGGTGATCTTCTACGAGATGCTCACCCTCGTGACCTATCCGCTCGTTTACCACCACGAAGACGAAGAGGGATGGACCGGCAGCCGCAAGTACCTCGTCTATTTGATGGGGGCGTCAAAAAGCGTGCTTCTCGCCGCGCTGGCGCTGACCTACCACATTGCGGGATCGCTCGACTTTGTGCCGGGCGGCCTGCTGGCAGGGAGCGATGCTTCGGCGGCGCTGCTGACAGTCGTCTATTTCTGCTATCTCTTCGGCTTCGCCAAGGCTGCGGTCATGCCGATGCACGCATGGCTGCCTGCCGCGATGGTGGCGCCGACGCCGGTCAGTGCGCTCCTGCATGCCGTGGCCGTGGTCAAGATGGGCGTGTTCTGCGTGCTGCGGCTGGTGTTCCATGTCTTCGGCACGGGGCTGGTGGACGGGCTCGGACTCGGCATCGCCACGGCCTATCTGGTCTCGTTCACGATCCTGATGGCGTCGGTCTACGCCCTGACGCGGGACGACCTGAAGGCGCGGCTCGCCTATTCGACGGTCAGCCAGCTCTCCTACATCGTGCTGGGCGCGGTGCTGCTCTCGCCGGTCGCGATGGTCGGCGGGATCATCCACATCGCGGCGCATGCATTCTCGAAGATCACCCTGTTTTTCTGCGCCGGTTCGATCTATTGCGCGTCCGGCAAGCGCAACATCAGCGACATGGCCGGTATCGGCCGCAGGCTGCCCTGGACGATGGGGGCGTTCTTCGTCGGCTCGCTCAGCATGATCGGCGTGCCGCCGACGGCGGGGTTCGTGAGCAAGTGGTATCTGGCGCGAGGCGCGGTGGAGGCCGGCGAAATCGCGTTCCTGATCGTGCTCCTGACGAGTTCGGTCCTCAACGCCGCCTATTTCCTGCCGGTCAGCTATGTCGCCTTTTTCGGGACGGAGGCGCAGGCGAGCCCGGCGACGGTCCGCGAAATTCCGATGATGACGATCCCGCTGGTTGCGACCGCCATCCTGTCGGTGGCGATGGGCATCTTCCCCGACTATTTCGTCGCCTTGGCGGAAGGAGTTGTCAGGTGA
- a CDS encoding phosphoadenylyl-sulfate reductase — MTVINRIAEEGPIAEAKALNDKLAGLDLAGRLSLVSGLGGRVVFTTSLGIEDQVISAEIGTHRLPIDVATLQTGRLFAETLSLIEETESQYDIHIQRYEPEKADIDAYAAQYGLNGFYESVEARHACCGVRKLKPLARALEGATIWITGLRRGQSANRAETPFAEYDAERHLLKVNPLADWDLEAIKAFVSDNGVPVNPLHARGYPSIGCEPCTRAIKPGEPERAGRWWWEQDETRECGLHVAEEAAVIAAQ; from the coding sequence ATGACTGTTATCAATAGGATTGCGGAAGAAGGGCCGATTGCGGAAGCCAAGGCGCTGAACGACAAGCTGGCAGGTCTCGATTTGGCCGGGCGTCTGTCGCTGGTCTCCGGCCTTGGCGGCCGCGTGGTGTTCACCACCTCGCTCGGCATCGAGGACCAGGTGATATCAGCCGAGATCGGCACGCATCGCCTGCCGATCGACGTCGCGACGCTGCAGACCGGCCGGCTGTTTGCCGAGACGCTGTCGCTGATCGAAGAGACGGAAAGCCAGTACGACATCCATATCCAACGCTACGAGCCCGAGAAGGCCGATATCGACGCCTATGCGGCGCAATACGGCCTCAACGGTTTCTACGAAAGCGTCGAAGCCCGGCATGCCTGTTGTGGCGTGCGCAAGCTGAAGCCGCTTGCGCGCGCACTCGAAGGCGCCACCATCTGGATCACCGGCCTGCGCCGCGGCCAATCGGCCAACCGGGCCGAAACGCCCTTCGCCGAATATGACGCCGAACGCCACCTTTTGAAGGTCAATCCGCTCGCCGATTGGGACCTGGAGGCAATCAAGGCCTTCGTGTCCGACAACGGCGTGCCGGTCAATCCGCTGCATGCCCGCGGCTATCCCTCGATCGGCTGCGAGCCCTGCACCCGGGCGATCAAGCCCGGTGAGCCGGAACGCGCCGGCCGCTGGTGGTGGGAGCAGGACGAGACGCGCGAATGCGGCCTGCATGTCGCCGAAGAGGCCGCCGTCATCGCCGCACAATAA
- a CDS encoding chloride channel protein — protein sequence MPVLYRKSRLFRRSRVLWGSLALWRPRLIFWCGAFAIGIISVGFARLADLAQRAFAGLTASGEWSFLLPLAVTPLGFMLSAYLAARFFPNAQGSGIPQAIAARHLRDPEDRTRLLSLRLVFGKIVLTVLGLLSGASIGREGPTVQVGGSIMLAVARFGGMAQARGLILAGSAAGIAAAFNTPLAGIVFAIEEMSRTYESRANGLVLTAVILSGLAALGLAGSYNYFGSTSVAPASLRDWELVLVCGIGGGALGAAFSGLALHAGQRIRRFAQPQPLRRMVLLATVCGLAVAVIGILSDGATFGTGYDQAKGAVEGNALPLLFFLEKLVAGFLSMISGIPGGIFAPSLAVGAGFGSTVGQLMGSGIALAAILGMAGYFAGVVQAPMTAFVIILEMTGDHQAVIPIMAVSMIGYITSRLLSREPLYHGLSRVFIAAAIRARRARETGES from the coding sequence ATGCCAGTGTTGTATCGCAAATCCAGACTTTTTCGCAGATCCCGTGTCCTCTGGGGCTCCCTTGCGCTGTGGCGCCCGCGGCTGATCTTCTGGTGCGGCGCTTTTGCGATCGGCATCATCAGCGTCGGCTTTGCCAGGCTGGCCGACCTCGCCCAGCGCGCCTTTGCCGGCCTGACCGCGTCCGGCGAATGGAGTTTTCTGCTGCCGCTTGCCGTCACGCCGCTCGGTTTCATGCTGTCGGCCTATCTCGCCGCACGGTTTTTCCCGAATGCGCAGGGCAGCGGCATTCCGCAGGCGATCGCCGCGCGGCATCTGCGCGATCCCGAAGACCGCACCCGCCTGCTGTCGCTGCGGCTCGTCTTCGGCAAGATCGTGCTGACGGTGCTCGGCCTCCTCAGCGGCGCATCGATCGGCCGTGAAGGGCCGACCGTGCAGGTCGGCGGATCGATCATGCTGGCCGTCGCCCGTTTCGGCGGCATGGCGCAGGCCCGCGGGCTGATTCTTGCCGGTTCGGCCGCCGGCATCGCCGCCGCCTTCAACACGCCGCTCGCCGGCATCGTCTTCGCCATCGAGGAGATGAGCCGGACCTATGAGTCACGGGCCAACGGCCTGGTTCTGACGGCCGTCATCCTGTCAGGCCTCGCCGCGCTCGGGCTTGCCGGCAGCTACAATTATTTCGGCTCGACATCCGTTGCGCCGGCATCGCTGCGCGACTGGGAACTGGTGCTCGTCTGCGGCATTGGCGGCGGCGCCCTTGGCGCTGCTTTCAGCGGCCTTGCGCTGCATGCCGGCCAGCGTATCCGCCGTTTCGCACAGCCGCAGCCGCTGCGGCGGATGGTCTTGTTGGCGACCGTCTGCGGCCTCGCCGTCGCCGTCATCGGCATCCTGTCCGATGGTGCGACCTTCGGAACCGGTTACGACCAGGCGAAAGGCGCGGTCGAGGGCAATGCCCTGCCCTTGCTCTTCTTCCTCGAAAAGCTTGTCGCAGGCTTCCTGTCGATGATTTCGGGCATTCCGGGCGGCATCTTCGCGCCCTCGCTTGCCGTCGGCGCCGGCTTCGGCAGCACGGTCGGCCAGCTGATGGGCAGCGGCATCGCCCTTGCGGCAATTCTCGGCATGGCCGGATATTTTGCCGGCGTCGTGCAGGCGCCGATGACGGCTTTCGTCATTATTCTGGAAATGACCGGCGATCACCAGGCCGTCATCCCGATCATGGCCGTATCGATGATCGGCTACATCACCTCGCGCCTGCTGTCGCGCGAGCCGCTTTATCACGGACTGTCGCGCGTCTTCATCGCCGCGGCGATCAGAGCCCGGCGCGCCAGGGAAACGGGTGAAAGCTGA